One Succinivibrio dextrinosolvens DNA window includes the following coding sequences:
- a CDS encoding AraC family transcriptional regulator: MTTVLEIENLKETLNRGDIKFPLESYVWSGYNFDNNIKMHWHSDVELVRFIKGDFSYTIKMQEYKIKDRAIAFIPANVLHSFILPSYSSESAVVFNPKMLPFSEYDESERALSKALIKGYTSLYNPITPDDPDFEYLDEAIDYIVTNSKDNSICSRLRIKSKLIEIFAILQSKGYFSEEEAIADTSSMQREDRVKHLLKYISENYPKNITVNETAEKLGFTTEYFCRFFKKNFGESFIEYLNDYRMDRAAQALLLTNLPVARIGENCGYQNSGYFFRVFKKKFGCTPNQFRTLKSSKN; the protein is encoded by the coding sequence TTGACCACCGTTTTAGAAATAGAAAATCTTAAGGAAACTCTTAACCGAGGCGATATTAAATTCCCTCTTGAAAGCTACGTGTGGTCAGGATACAACTTTGATAACAATATAAAAATGCATTGGCACAGTGATGTGGAACTAGTTCGCTTTATAAAGGGTGATTTCAGTTACACCATCAAAATGCAGGAATATAAAATTAAAGACAGAGCAATTGCATTTATCCCTGCCAATGTACTTCATTCATTTATTCTTCCTTCTTATTCGTCAGAAAGTGCAGTAGTATTCAATCCGAAAATGCTGCCTTTCAGCGAATACGACGAAAGCGAAAGAGCTCTAAGTAAAGCACTTATAAAAGGATATACATCCCTATATAATCCGATAACTCCGGATGATCCGGATTTTGAATACCTTGATGAAGCTATCGACTACATAGTTACCAATTCAAAAGACAATTCAATCTGTTCAAGACTCAGAATAAAATCAAAACTGATTGAAATCTTTGCAATTCTGCAAAGCAAAGGTTATTTCTCGGAGGAAGAGGCAATAGCAGACACTTCCTCTATGCAGAGAGAAGATCGTGTAAAACATCTGCTCAAATACATCTCAGAGAATTATCCTAAGAACATCACTGTAAACGAAACAGCAGAGAAACTTGGATTTACTACAGAGTACTTCTGCAGATTCTTCAAAAAGAATTTTGGTGAAAGTTTCATTGAATATCTCAATGACTATAGAATGGATCGGGCGGCGCAGGCACTACTGCTAACAAATCTTCCGGTTGCCAGAATCGGCGAAAATTGCGGATATCAGAATTCAGGTTATTTTTTTAGAGTGTTCAAAAAGAAATTTGGGTGCACACCAAATCAGTTTAGAACACTAAAGTCTTCTAAGAACTAG
- a CDS encoding alpha-glucosidase codes for MKLNWWHGKIAYQIYPKSFMDSNGDGVGDLKGIISKLDYLKDLGVDIIWLSPIYVSPFVDNGYDIADYRNIAPVFGTMEDFDELLAKAKKLDLHIILDLVVNHCSSEHELFKKALKNPEGEEASYFYFVKGKDGKAPDNLRSYFGGSVWEKVEGYDDMYYLHYYAKQQPDLNWNNPVLVKKVYDMINWWLDKGISGFRVDAIMNVAKDLSFPGLPADDIDGLCAANKMTGKLTDRIPKMLNDLKANTFDKYNALTVAEAFGVSDEVLPKLYGDNGCFSTLFDFSARELYESLPGYYAFPHSTVKHYRDHNFSTQKKVGLSGFICPILENHDEPRSVSLYLKPHQQNANGAKALATAFMFLRGLPFIFQGQELGMTNTHFDSLDEFKDLLSHDEYKKCLAHGLTEEQAMEALNNHARDNARTPMLWSDAANAGFSTGTPWMKVHQDYKKLNVETQKKDKDSVLNYYKKLTALRKSEDLLNCFTYGRFDEVDLHSDEVIAYTRTDDNCKVGVFCNFEDSDLEISLGEGEKLLLQSSDAVRVSGNRMVIGPCAAAVVRLK; via the coding sequence ATGAAATTAAACTGGTGGCATGGAAAAATTGCATATCAGATTTACCCAAAATCCTTTATGGACAGTAACGGTGATGGTGTAGGTGATCTTAAGGGGATTATCTCAAAGCTTGATTACCTCAAGGACCTTGGCGTTGATATCATCTGGTTATCACCTATATATGTTTCACCTTTTGTAGATAACGGCTATGACATTGCCGACTATCGTAACATTGCTCCAGTTTTCGGAACCATGGAAGACTTTGATGAACTTTTAGCAAAGGCAAAAAAACTGGATCTTCACATTATTCTTGATCTGGTTGTTAATCACTGTTCATCAGAACATGAGCTCTTTAAGAAAGCCCTTAAAAATCCGGAAGGCGAAGAGGCTTCATACTTCTATTTTGTAAAAGGCAAGGACGGCAAGGCTCCAGACAATCTTCGCTCCTATTTCGGCGGCTCTGTGTGGGAGAAGGTAGAGGGCTACGATGATATGTACTACCTTCACTACTATGCAAAACAGCAGCCTGATTTAAACTGGAACAATCCAGTGCTGGTAAAGAAAGTCTACGACATGATCAACTGGTGGCTGGACAAGGGAATTTCTGGTTTTAGAGTAGATGCCATTATGAATGTAGCAAAGGATCTATCCTTCCCTGGTCTTCCAGCAGATGACATTGACGGTCTTTGCGCTGCTAACAAGATGACCGGCAAGCTGACAGACAGAATTCCAAAGATGTTAAACGATCTTAAGGCCAACACCTTTGATAAGTACAATGCACTGACCGTAGCTGAGGCCTTCGGTGTCAGCGATGAGGTTCTACCAAAGCTTTACGGTGATAACGGCTGTTTTTCAACACTATTTGATTTCTCTGCCCGTGAGCTTTACGAATCTCTGCCAGGTTATTATGCATTCCCTCATTCAACAGTTAAACACTACAGGGACCATAACTTCTCAACTCAGAAAAAAGTTGGTTTAAGCGGCTTTATCTGCCCTATCCTTGAAAACCATGATGAGCCACGTTCAGTAAGTCTGTACTTAAAGCCTCATCAGCAGAATGCCAACGGTGCCAAGGCACTGGCTACCGCCTTCATGTTCCTGCGCGGACTTCCATTTATCTTCCAGGGACAGGAACTTGGCATGACCAATACTCATTTTGATTCACTTGATGAGTTTAAGGATCTTCTGTCCCACGACGAATACAAAAAATGCCTTGCTCACGGCTTAACTGAGGAACAGGCCATGGAGGCTCTGAATAATCACGCCCGAGACAATGCAAGGACACCTATGCTGTGGAGCGATGCTGCTAATGCAGGTTTCTCTACCGGCACACCTTGGATGAAAGTTCATCAGGACTACAAAAAACTGAATGTAGAAACCCAGAAAAAGGATAAAGACTCTGTACTTAACTACTATAAGAAACTGACTGCTCTAAGAAAGTCTGAGGACCTCTTAAACTGCTTTACTTATGGTCGTTTTGACGAAGTTGATCTGCATTCAGATGAAGTAATTGCATACACCAGAACCGATGATAACTGTAAGGTTGGAGTTTTCTGCAACTTTGAGGATTCTGATCTTGAGATTTCTTTAGGTGAAGGCGAAAAATTACTTTTACAGAGTTCTGATGCTGTCAGAGTTTCAGGCAACAGGATGGTAATCGGCCCTTGTGCTGCAGCAGTAGTAAGATTGAAATAA
- a CDS encoding ATP-binding protein: protein MLIEGARRIGKSTIVLEFAKNEYDSFLLIDFARTADEIKQFFVRFNNDLNTLFMMLQNVYGVELKERKSLIIFDEVQRFPTAREMIKYLVADGRYDYIETGSLISIRENIKDIVIPSEERALKMYPMDFEEFCIALGNKPIVSYIKDCFEKMVPLEKALHEKAMQLFREYMLVGGMPQAVMTYIDSKKNLGEVDRVKRNILNLYREDIMKIKAMYRSRAISIYDMLPALLSKHEKRVVFSDVIKGSFAEQYAETFFWLTDSMIVNECRKTDDPNIAPSLNASETYLKCYMCDTGLLVSHAFNENEILENEVYKQILMDKLSLNEGMLYENMIAQMLTARGHKLFFYTRYNEEKHRNDIEIDFLVSNNSKMTYKTSPIEVKSGKKYTTKSLNRFKEKYSNRIGECYIIHPKNLSIKEDILCIPPYMTLCL, encoded by the coding sequence AACTATAGTTCTGGAATTTGCAAAAAACGAATACGATAGTTTTCTTCTGATCGATTTTGCAAGAACAGCCGATGAAATCAAACAATTTTTTGTAAGGTTTAATAATGATCTAAATACTCTATTTATGATGCTTCAAAATGTCTATGGAGTGGAGCTTAAAGAGAGAAAAAGTCTAATTATTTTTGATGAGGTTCAACGTTTCCCAACTGCAAGAGAAATGATTAAGTACCTTGTAGCAGATGGAAGATATGATTACATAGAAACAGGTTCTCTTATTTCTATCAGAGAAAATATAAAAGATATTGTTATACCATCGGAGGAGCGAGCATTAAAAATGTATCCGATGGATTTTGAAGAATTCTGTATTGCTCTTGGAAATAAGCCAATTGTTTCCTATATCAAAGACTGTTTTGAAAAAATGGTTCCTTTAGAGAAAGCACTTCATGAAAAGGCTATGCAGTTATTTCGTGAATATATGCTGGTGGGAGGTATGCCGCAGGCTGTTATGACCTATATAGATTCAAAGAAGAATTTGGGTGAGGTTGACCGAGTTAAGAGAAATATACTTAATCTATATCGTGAAGATATAATGAAGATCAAGGCTATGTACAGATCTAGAGCTATTTCCATATATGATATGTTGCCTGCACTTTTATCTAAACACGAAAAGAGAGTTGTTTTCAGCGATGTTATAAAAGGCTCGTTTGCTGAACAGTATGCTGAGACTTTCTTCTGGCTTACTGACAGTATGATTGTCAATGAATGTAGAAAGACTGATGATCCGAATATAGCGCCTTCTTTAAATGCCTCTGAAACATATCTTAAATGCTATATGTGTGACACCGGACTATTAGTTTCACATGCGTTTAATGAAAATGAAATATTGGAAAATGAAGTCTACAAACAGATACTGATGGATAAACTATCTTTAAATGAAGGGATGCTATATGAAAATATGATTGCCCAGATGTTAACCGCAAGAGGACATAAACTTTTTTTCTATACAAGATATAATGAAGAAAAACATAGAAACGATATAGAGATAGATTTTCTTGTTTCCAATAACAGTAAGATGACATACAAAACGTCTCCTATTGAGGTAAAATCAGGAAAAAAATATACAACCAAGTCACTTAACCGCTTTAAGGAAAAATATAGTAATAGGATCGGTGAGTGCTATATCATACATCCTAAGAATCTAAGCATAAAAGAAGACATCCTCTGTATTCCTCCCTATATGACTCTTTGTCTGTAG
- the rlmKL gene encoding bifunctional 23S rRNA (guanine(2069)-N(7))-methyltransferase RlmK/23S rRNA (guanine(2445)-N(2))-methyltransferase RlmL, with product MALSFFATCPKGLESLLLNELIDLGAKDAKETVAGVSFKGDFTTGMKACLWSRFASRILLELSEFFCETDTELYIGANGVAWEKYFDKSNTISVSFSGTNSSIRNTQYGALKVKDAICDRMQKTLGGRPDVDKDNPDVVINCHLDKKGSANILLDLSGKALLKREYHRGTGAAPLKENLAAAMIKRSGYNNENFLDPMCGSGTLLFEAASFATDTAPGLRREHFGFFALKQFDRDVWLKLVEDARERSRKGIEAAVVKGIQIIGFDLDDRIVTIANENAQKAGFADLVKVFHSNVQNLYNPFTNENKVTIVTNPPYGKRMGNFNELISLYTQIGAGFKHYFKGARAAVISTSAELLSCMRLHADKVYKLYNGELECQLRVFDINETETLSVKEEKNLDIATDFANRLKKNLAYMQKWSRNVNTNAYRVYDADVPEYAAAIDFYNGYYVIQAYKAPSKVNPRVAKRHELDMLSATVEVAGVSGDKVILKSREVMSGDRQYEKSEELRGEFMTVNEDNALFKVNLYDYLDTGLFLDGRLIRKLIREKSKDKAVLNLFAYTCSASVAAALGGASRVVSVDMSNTYLNWGMDNFKLNSLSLENADFIQADCLAWLSKDQEEKFDLIYIDPPTFSNSKRMESSFDVKRDHVALLANLTRHLKDGGEVIFCTNMRGFSLDESIGEYGFSFENISEKTLPRDFARDKKIHTCYRLVFTRAEMHKQPEPMTSGKSAPKWQKSLTAKNETFHDYTDRNDYEDSVRETLTNKVWGNARTSNSSYKTQKQGRFTRSNSEFNDGSLRRNRFDEGKSGRFSKDRKDNNRGFGSKSRTPKRKPRVFGPDGIKDL from the coding sequence ATGGCATTATCTTTTTTTGCGACCTGTCCTAAGGGATTGGAAAGTCTTTTACTTAATGAACTTATTGATTTAGGTGCTAAGGATGCGAAGGAAACCGTAGCCGGTGTATCCTTCAAAGGCGACTTTACTACAGGTATGAAAGCCTGTTTATGGTCCCGTTTTGCATCCAGAATTTTACTTGAATTATCAGAGTTTTTCTGCGAGACCGACACTGAACTATATATCGGTGCCAACGGTGTTGCCTGGGAAAAATACTTTGATAAGAGCAATACTATTTCAGTAAGCTTCTCCGGAACCAATTCCTCAATTCGCAATACCCAGTACGGAGCCCTGAAGGTCAAGGATGCCATCTGTGACCGTATGCAGAAGACCTTAGGCGGAAGACCTGACGTGGATAAGGATAATCCTGATGTGGTCATCAACTGTCATCTTGACAAGAAGGGCAGTGCCAATATTCTTTTAGATCTGTCAGGCAAGGCTCTTTTAAAGAGAGAATATCACCGTGGTACCGGTGCGGCTCCTCTAAAGGAAAATCTGGCAGCAGCCATGATTAAGCGTTCTGGCTATAACAACGAGAATTTCCTTGATCCTATGTGTGGCTCCGGAACCCTTTTATTTGAGGCAGCTTCCTTTGCAACTGATACTGCTCCTGGTCTTCGCCGTGAGCATTTCGGGTTCTTTGCTCTAAAGCAGTTTGACCGGGATGTCTGGCTGAAGCTTGTAGAAGATGCCCGTGAGCGCAGCCGAAAAGGTATCGAGGCTGCTGTTGTCAAAGGCATTCAGATTATCGGTTTTGACCTTGATGACAGAATTGTAACCATAGCCAATGAAAATGCTCAGAAGGCAGGCTTTGCTGATCTTGTAAAGGTATTCCACAGCAATGTGCAGAATCTTTACAATCCATTTACCAACGAGAATAAGGTTACTATTGTTACCAATCCTCCATACGGAAAGAGAATGGGTAACTTCAATGAGCTTATCTCTCTTTATACTCAGATTGGTGCCGGTTTCAAACACTATTTCAAGGGAGCCAGAGCTGCTGTTATCTCAACCTCTGCAGAGCTTTTATCCTGTATGCGTCTTCATGCCGACAAGGTTTACAAGCTCTATAACGGTGAGCTTGAGTGTCAGCTCAGAGTATTCGATATCAATGAGACAGAGACTCTTAGTGTAAAAGAAGAGAAGAATCTGGATATAGCCACCGATTTCGCAAATCGTCTGAAGAAAAATCTTGCCTATATGCAGAAGTGGTCCAGAAACGTAAATACCAACGCCTATCGTGTTTACGATGCTGATGTTCCTGAGTATGCAGCTGCTATCGATTTCTATAACGGCTACTATGTAATTCAGGCGTACAAGGCACCTTCCAAGGTTAATCCAAGAGTTGCCAAGCGTCATGAGCTGGATATGCTGAGTGCTACCGTGGAGGTCGCAGGCGTAAGCGGAGATAAGGTAATTCTAAAGAGCCGCGAGGTTATGTCTGGAGACAGACAGTATGAAAAGTCTGAAGAACTTCGTGGCGAATTTATGACCGTGAATGAGGATAATGCCTTATTCAAGGTAAACCTCTATGATTATCTTGATACCGGTCTGTTCTTAGACGGCAGACTTATCAGAAAACTTATCCGTGAAAAGTCAAAGGATAAGGCTGTACTCAACCTCTTTGCCTATACCTGTTCAGCTTCAGTTGCTGCTGCTTTAGGCGGGGCTTCACGTGTAGTGTCAGTTGATATGAGCAATACCTACTTAAACTGGGGTATGGATAACTTCAAGCTCAATTCTCTGTCACTGGAGAATGCCGATTTTATTCAGGCAGACTGTCTGGCCTGGCTTTCAAAGGATCAGGAGGAGAAGTTCGATTTAATCTATATCGATCCTCCAACCTTCTCAAATTCAAAGAGAATGGAATCCTCCTTTGATGTAAAACGAGACCATGTGGCACTGCTTGCAAATCTTACACGTCATCTCAAGGATGGCGGTGAGGTTATCTTCTGTACCAATATGAGAGGCTTCAGCCTCGATGAGTCTATTGGTGAGTATGGTTTCAGCTTTGAAAACATCTCAGAGAAGACTCTGCCTCGTGATTTTGCCCGTGACAAGAAGATTCATACCTGCTATCGCCTGGTATTTACCAGGGCCGAGATGCACAAACAGCCTGAGCCAATGACATCAGGCAAGTCTGCTCCTAAGTGGCAGAAGAGTCTGACTGCAAAAAATGAGACTTTCCACGACTATACCGACAGAAATGACTATGAGGACTCTGTAAGAGAAACTCTGACCAACAAGGTCTGGGGAAATGCCAGAACTTCAAACTCATCATACAAGACTCAGAAACAGGGCAGATTTACCCGTTCAAATTCTGAGTTTAACGATGGCTCTCTACGCAGAAACCGTTTTGATGAAGGTAAGAGCGGCAGATTCTCCAAGGATCGTAAGGATAATAATCGAGGCTTTGGCTCAAAGAGCAGAACTCCTAAACGTAAGCCTCGTGTGTTCGGTCCTGACGGAATTAAGGATCTGTAA
- a CDS encoding ATP-binding cassette domain-containing protein translates to MSLISIIDAHLTNGADKLLDGADLSVEENERICLVGRNGTGKSTLLSLIEGKRELDSGRIIVQNGLKIAALHQDPPKYESGTVYSLAATGVPVVGEALAKFFSCTDPHEQMELSSFIDKHDGWAKDAVIKKVLKRIGLEPDTPLADLSGGNRRKAALAVALTSEPKLLLLDEPTNHLDIESIIWFEEELKKFDGTIIFVTHDRSFADSCATRIVELDRGLMYSYPGSFSKYIELRDERLRKEELANIEFDKILAEEEAWIRRGVKARLARNEGRVRDLKHLREVRANRRDRLGNVIMEANEAARSGNLIYEIKDISLSFDGKSIFKNFSATVMRGDRIGITGPNGAGKTTLIKTLLGQIKPTQGKIKTGVNLEIQYFDQYHEALDLDKSVADNVADGHTEVTINGKSKHVISYLANFLFTGRRARSPVRVLSGGEKNRLLLARLFARKSNLLIMDEPTNDLDLETLELLEDLIANYEGTVIVISHDRQFIDKVATETWVFDGNGEIESVIGGWSDVLAYYERVQKARAEKELTENKNSTEGRVVRVDAAVSEKKSSGLSFTQKHELEKIPARVEDLEDKISALDEKLNDPSIYTDGGATAKEISDERAKLVEELDALYSRWEELEMLSEE, encoded by the coding sequence ATGAGTCTGATTTCTATTATTGATGCTCATCTTACAAACGGTGCGGATAAACTTTTAGACGGAGCAGACCTTAGCGTTGAAGAAAATGAGAGGATCTGTCTTGTCGGTCGTAACGGAACCGGTAAGTCCACACTGTTATCTTTAATTGAAGGTAAGCGAGAGCTGGATTCAGGAAGAATCATTGTACAGAATGGCCTTAAGATTGCAGCTCTGCATCAGGATCCTCCAAAGTATGAGTCCGGTACGGTCTATTCTCTTGCTGCAACCGGTGTTCCTGTTGTGGGTGAGGCTTTAGCCAAATTCTTCAGCTGCACCGACCCTCATGAGCAGATGGAACTGTCTTCCTTCATAGATAAACATGACGGCTGGGCCAAGGATGCGGTTATAAAAAAGGTTTTAAAACGAATTGGTCTTGAGCCTGATACTCCGCTTGCTGACCTCTCCGGAGGCAACCGTCGCAAGGCTGCGCTGGCAGTAGCTCTAACCTCAGAGCCAAAGCTTCTGCTTTTAGATGAGCCAACCAATCATCTGGATATTGAATCTATCATCTGGTTTGAAGAAGAGCTTAAAAAGTTTGACGGTACCATTATTTTTGTAACTCATGACCGTTCCTTTGCTGACAGCTGTGCAACCAGAATTGTGGAGCTTGACCGTGGTCTTATGTATTCTTATCCTGGCAGTTTCTCAAAGTACATTGAACTGCGTGATGAAAGATTAAGAAAGGAAGAACTTGCCAATATCGAATTTGATAAGATTCTGGCTGAAGAGGAAGCCTGGATCAGACGAGGCGTAAAAGCCCGTCTTGCCCGTAATGAAGGTCGTGTTCGTGATTTAAAACATCTCCGTGAGGTCCGTGCCAACCGTCGAGACCGACTTGGCAACGTGATTATGGAGGCAAATGAGGCTGCCCGCAGCGGTAACCTTATTTATGAGATTAAGGATATTTCCTTAAGCTTTGACGGTAAATCCATTTTCAAAAACTTCTCAGCCACGGTTATGCGTGGTGACCGTATCGGTATCACCGGTCCAAACGGTGCCGGCAAGACAACTCTTATCAAGACTCTGCTCGGCCAGATTAAACCTACCCAGGGTAAAATCAAAACCGGAGTTAATCTTGAGATACAGTATTTTGATCAGTACCACGAAGCTTTGGATCTGGACAAGAGTGTGGCAGATAATGTTGCTGATGGACATACTGAGGTTACCATCAACGGTAAGAGCAAACATGTAATCTCTTATCTAGCCAATTTTCTCTTTACCGGACGTCGTGCCAGAAGTCCTGTACGAGTCTTATCCGGTGGTGAGAAGAACCGTCTGCTTCTGGCCAGACTCTTTGCCAGGAAGTCTAATCTTCTGATTATGGATGAGCCCACCAATGATCTCGATCTTGAAACACTGGAACTTTTAGAGGATCTGATTGCCAACTATGAAGGTACTGTGATTGTCATCAGCCATGACCGTCAGTTTATTGATAAGGTTGCTACTGAAACCTGGGTATTCGACGGCAATGGTGAAATTGAGTCGGTAATCGGTGGCTGGTCGGATGTGCTGGCTTACTATGAGCGAGTTCAGAAGGCAAGAGCAGAAAAGGAACTTACTGAGAATAAGAACAGTACCGAAGGCCGTGTTGTCAGAGTAGATGCTGCCGTTTCTGAAAAGAAATCCTCAGGACTTTCCTTTACCCAGAAGCATGAGCTTGAGAAAATTCCCGCCAGAGTTGAAGATCTTGAAGATAAGATTTCTGCATTAGATGAGAAACTCAATGATCCTTCAATCTATACTGACGGCGGTGCGACTGCTAAAGAAATCAGTGATGAGAGAGCAAAACTGGTTGAAGAACTGGATGCTCTTTACTCGCGATGGGAAGAGCTTGAGATGCTAAGTGAGGAATAG
- a CDS encoding SLC13 family permease, with amino-acid sequence MKLLLSYFKKNLDLNIALILAVISSFGPNVTLSRIEEGLNLRILVLLFCLMIVVAGFRKLGVLDYLYKKCFIFVYDARSLSRLFIFVCFFFSMAVTNDVALIIFVPLAIKAFQDLGRDDLIIPVVSLQTIGANAGSMLTPVGNPQNLFIYSFYHYDLLEFVKVTGPVFIVCAVLLYIFTLFIDKSPLKLKEQLTTPFKPFRTVAFIMLFVLCLMAVLRIIDVYSMAWIVVCSVAVVDRKMFRQADYKLLLLFVFLFIFVSNICTYAMVADVAHHFVKNYEYFVSLSLSQIISNVPATVMLAEFAMDSDSLLKGVNVGGMGTCVASMASLISLKAYMKVDGSRPLYYLRKFTKYNIKFLFVLVPIHILFPSVF; translated from the coding sequence ATGAAGCTTTTACTGTCTTATTTTAAAAAGAATCTTGATCTTAACATTGCGCTGATCCTTGCTGTAATCTCATCTTTCGGACCTAATGTAACCTTAAGTCGAATTGAGGAAGGTCTTAATCTCAGAATCCTGGTTCTGCTGTTCTGCCTGATGATTGTGGTTGCAGGTTTCAGAAAGCTCGGTGTTTTAGATTACCTGTACAAGAAGTGCTTCATATTTGTATACGATGCCAGATCCCTTTCAAGACTGTTTATCTTTGTCTGTTTCTTTTTCTCTATGGCCGTAACCAACGATGTGGCTCTGATTATCTTTGTGCCACTGGCCATTAAGGCTTTTCAGGATTTAGGCCGAGATGATCTGATTATTCCTGTTGTCTCTCTGCAGACTATTGGAGCTAATGCCGGCAGTATGCTTACCCCGGTTGGTAATCCGCAGAACCTTTTTATATACAGTTTCTATCATTACGATCTTTTAGAGTTTGTAAAAGTCACCGGCCCTGTCTTTATTGTATGTGCTGTACTTTTATATATCTTTACACTGTTTATAGACAAAAGTCCGTTAAAACTCAAAGAACAGCTGACAACCCCTTTTAAGCCCTTTAGAACTGTAGCTTTTATTATGCTGTTTGTGCTGTGTCTGATGGCTGTATTAAGAATCATTGATGTCTACTCCATGGCCTGGATTGTAGTTTGTTCTGTTGCCGTGGTGGATAGAAAGATGTTCCGTCAGGCAGACTATAAGCTTCTACTCCTGTTTGTCTTCCTGTTTATATTCGTAAGTAATATCTGTACCTATGCCATGGTTGCGGATGTGGCCCATCACTTTGTTAAAAACTATGAGTACTTTGTTTCTCTGTCGCTCTCACAGATTATCAGCAATGTGCCGGCAACTGTAATGCTGGCAGAGTTTGCAATGGATTCAGACAGTCTGCTCAAGGGCGTGAATGTAGGGGGTATGGGGACATGTGTTGCCTCAATGGCCAGCCTGATTTCTCTTAAGGCCTATATGAAGGTGGATGGTTCAAGACCTCTGTATTACCTGAGAAAATTCACCAAATACAATATTAAATTTCTGTTTGTACTGGTGCCTATTCACATTCTTTTCCCATCTGTTTTCTAG
- a CDS encoding MFS transporter, whose protein sequence is MVIEALRNRADKPLPIGVTEKVAYGLGDFASCMLYVATQAFLMFYYTEYVGVNVGIVATIMLVSRLFDGFSDIFVGHLIERTESPYGKARSWILRMLVPYVLGATLLFSVPDGLTETAKLVYIFFSYNFAITVVYTAINLPYGAMSTMMTRDSYERSVIVIYRMVLAAAGNATITAVTMPLVNFYGNNTRAWTYTFLTIGLVGAAVFFVTFFFCHERIASPVPAPEQRDFKKAMNGLFANRYWIMLTLAMVFVVTSDVTFNTVNIYFCKYFLNDPELVGSYGLLVNAGRFSTMILLLPFMLKIAGKRNCLLMACVMLCLAMGIRFIFPHSVTAFYVTSLFYGFGQGFTWTTLFAMIPDTVEYGEYRDGERHEGYIYAGASFGTKVGAGLGPVLMGFVLDFGGYVPNAVEQTATASTAILWTSTVLPIAILALGIISMLGYKLDKEYPEIIKALDERKNATVEAE, encoded by the coding sequence ATGGTTATTGAAGCATTAAGAAACCGTGCCGATAAACCACTTCCAATTGGTGTAACTGAAAAGGTTGCATACGGCCTTGGAGATTTTGCAAGCTGCATGCTTTATGTGGCTACACAGGCTTTCCTGATGTTCTACTATACCGAGTACGTTGGAGTAAACGTTGGTATAGTTGCAACCATCATGCTGGTTTCAAGATTATTTGACGGCTTCTCAGATATTTTTGTAGGTCATCTAATCGAAAGAACCGAATCACCTTACGGTAAAGCCAGATCCTGGATCTTAAGAATGCTGGTGCCATACGTTCTTGGCGCAACCCTGCTGTTCTCAGTTCCAGATGGTTTAACTGAAACGGCAAAACTTGTTTATATTTTCTTCTCATACAATTTTGCTATTACTGTAGTTTACACTGCAATCAATCTTCCTTACGGCGCGATGAGTACCATGATGACCCGAGACAGTTACGAGAGATCTGTAATTGTTATCTACAGAATGGTGCTCGCGGCTGCAGGAAATGCAACCATTACAGCTGTAACTATGCCTCTGGTTAACTTCTATGGCAATAACACCCGTGCCTGGACCTATACCTTCCTGACAATCGGTTTAGTTGGTGCTGCAGTATTCTTTGTAACCTTCTTCTTCTGTCATGAGCGAATTGCCTCCCCAGTTCCAGCTCCAGAACAGCGCGACTTCAAGAAAGCAATGAATGGACTGTTCGCAAACCGCTACTGGATAATGCTGACTCTGGCTATGGTCTTCGTAGTTACCTCAGATGTTACCTTCAATACTGTAAACATATATTTCTGCAAGTATTTCCTAAATGATCCTGAACTGGTTGGCTCTTACGGTCTGCTGGTTAACGCAGGAAGATTCTCTACCATGATTCTTCTGCTTCCATTCATGCTGAAGATTGCAGGCAAGAGAAACTGTTTGCTGATGGCATGTGTAATGCTGTGTCTTGCAATGGGAATCAGATTTATCTTCCCTCACTCAGTTACAGCCTTCTACGTAACCTCATTATTCTATGGCTTTGGTCAGGGTTTCACCTGGACCACTCTGTTTGCTATGATTCCAGATACTGTTGAGTATGGTGAGTACCGCGACGGTGAACGTCATGAAGGATACATCTATGCAGGTGCTTCATTCGGAACCAAGGTTGGTGCCGGTTTAGGTCCTGTGCTAATGGGCTTTGTGCTAGACTTCGGTGGTTATGTGCCAAATGCTGTTGAGCAGACTGCTACTGCAAGCACTGCAATTCTGTGGACAAGCACCGTGCTGCCAATCGCAATTCTGGCATTAGGTATCATTTCTATGCTAGGCTACAAGCTGGATAAGGAATATCCAGAAATCATCAAAGCTCTTGATGAAAGAAAGAACGCCACTGTAGAAGCAGAATAA